Part of the Besnoitia besnoiti strain Bb-Ger1 chromosome Unknown contig00015, whole genome shotgun sequence genome is shown below.
AGTCGCCCgatggcggcagcggacacagaggcggcgcaagagagagagacgaggaggaagaagtgcaggcgtcgccgcagggATCTGGGAGTCGTGGAGAGTCTAAACTGGAGCCGAGCGCAaacgccggcgctgcggtctcctcctctgccttgtGTCCGCTGActgcgcttcctccttcctcgtctgaTCCCGCACGCTtggcgctccgcggcgcgtctccgccggtgGCAGGCCCAGGCAgtcgcgcctcaggcgcaaacagaagcagagacgccaggcgcgagagatgcggcgcagacgacgaggcagaggacggaGAGCGGTGTGGCGccgacgaagcggaggagggcgagcgagacgattcggaagaagcggaagaagaaagtgACGACAACTGGTGATGCAAGAGCGCGTACTTCAAAATGGGGTCAAGCCCCAGGGCCGCAGTGTGtcgccagaggcgcagcagccgagcGAGCAAGACGCTccaggagagaaggaggaccTCTTCGATTTCCGTCAGccagccgcgtcgcgcgtaTGCGCCCTCTACACGCGAAGACGACTGGAGACATCTCCCCCTCGcatctgcaggcggcgaagcagacgacgaaTCAGTCAGCGAGCATCCCCAAGCGGCCGAAGCGGGGGCGGACGAAGCTGGGGGACGCGAACGGCCCTTCAcccgcgccagccgcgatGCCGCTtcccgcgagacgccgctcGTCCGTCCGGGCTTCTCGACAGAGAGCAGAGCAAGAGGCGGAGAATGGAGAAGCAGCGCTGAACAGAACGAAGGCAGCTGGCCTAGCGGCATCGCGCGCAAGAACTGCCTAGCCCgtgccgcgcgagccgcaaGGCTGCTCtgctcgcttcgccgccagtGTGCCTCGCCACACTCGACTGGCGGCGcttcgttttctccctcAGGCTCCCgcggtctctgcggcggcgctgacgcCCCGACCGCCGTGGGCGCCCTGCgagccagagagagaagctccgccgcggcgagaggcgcgaggcgcatcAGCGAGACCGCCAAGTCACCCACTTGTGTGGGactgaggcgcgaggccagcgcagagaccaaatgcgccggcgcgggagaggcggtGGCGCACGAAGGGGGGACGAGAAGGAGTTTGATGACTCGGTTTTGCCACtggggagaaggcggaggcaccTCGCCGAACCCGCTCGTGTGAAGGAACGTCAGAAGCTGCTCGGGAGTGCATTTATGGTAGAATCGaatcttcttctctgccggcCTTCCTCCCACAtcgtcgctcgcccgcgaggTACAATCCTCAAGCTGCGCTGCGTTCGGGGGTGCGTGCAGAGACGAAGCCGAGGCAGGagccgaagacgaggcggatGCGAGGAGGGGTTTCGCCTCTTGCGtctcgctgctggcggatgcgcctgcgtctgtgcTGAGCGTATCCCCCCGCCGATTTGGTGTAGTTTGCGTCCTTTGTCTTCTTCCAAGTCGCGCTGTTTTCTGCGCttcctgcgcgtcctccgcgcgcttctccagGGCGTCGCCGGGCGTCAGCGTGTCACCGTCGTACGCGTGCCAGAGGTACTCGAGGAGCTCGTCATGGgagaagcgcaggcgccgaaaaTGGAGCAGGAGATCTGCGACTTGCCCCGTCTTCCACGTGTCCAGCCAGACGACTTCGTTCTCCTCCTCACTGTCTtctgtcgcttcctcgcgcctcgtctgcgctgcagccacggccggcgcgccgcgagccgccgagaggcgcggagactgctGGGACTGCGGCTGAGAACCCGAGGGCGACGTGCAGGAGCAGGGAGAGAGCAAAAAGTCGCACAGCCTGTTGAAGAAGGGCTCGTGAGAaacgtcgccgtccgcgaaCGCCTGCACAGCCAAGACGGCCAGGTCCGGCGAGGCCTCCATCTCGCTAATTCTCTCGAAAaaagagagcgacgacgagggcgcaagaggcgaagaagagagcggaggcgagtccgcagaggagagactgCCGCAGAGCTCCTCGAGGCGGTATTCCAGTTCGTCGCCAATAGCTTTGAAGGTCTGAAGCGACACACATGCACGCCAGAATGTCCCGGGAAGCGCAAGTTGTGAACTGCGTGGATTGCCGAGAAGTGAAGTGCACACGCAGGAGTCTCTCGCGAGTGAATAAAGCTCCAGTTCTTTGATGCAGGGTTTGGCGCTAGTATTGAAGCACGCCGATTCTCGGGACAGCGGCTTCTGCGTGACCTCCGCGACCCCCTCATACGAATGCAGGGAAGACATCACCTTAGAAACCCAGCTGATGTCTGAAGCGGCTCAGCACTGATGGTACACTCTTCTGCATCCGCTAttttctcgtctctcgcgcatAGCTTTGCGCGCGTGCTGTCCGCCAGTCAGCGTTTGTGCACTATTTGCTACTCTGGTCTCGTGTTTCTGCGTGCattctctgttttttcttcccGATTTTGCCGCGGCTTTGTCTCTTCACTTTTCTGCTGTGTTTTCGAGTTTTCCCCTATGCCCGTTTCCCCCGTTTCCATTCTTGCCTTGCTCTGCGCCCACGACTTgtgccgccttctcgcggtcgcttcagcgccttctctccttccctgCTGTCAGTTGCATCTACTTCTGGGACACAGTCGGGGGATAACTGCCTCTGAGTTGCTCTCTCCGTGTGTCTCCGCTGCTCACCATGAGGCCCTGGCTGTCCCTGCCGCCACCCTGCACGGACACCTGCGGCGCCAACAGCAAAGCCGCCTGGACGAGCTCTGCCACAGAGAcgttcgcgccgccctgctgaGTCAATTTGACCTGAAGAAGAAACAGAAAGtcgggaggaggcggcaagcTCGCCCAAGGCAGCAGGAGCGGCTGCCGAGGCAAAGGCGAAAGTGTGTCGGCGCGAGTCGCGCCCGGGGCTCgctgcgaggaagaggacgaagagtgaggcgaaagagaagacgatgacgaagaggaggagaaagaggaaaggaGGAAAATCAGCTGAGACAGCGAGAGCCCGGAGGACGGGTTCCGAAGGATGGGGCTGGAGTGTAGGGACagccgaggagacagggacgcagaaagaggcgtcgcgcaagaagagagagacgaagaggaaggagcgaacaaagcgagagacgagcgaaACACAGTATACACGGTCTGTCGCGCGAGAGCCAGGAAGGCTGCGGACGATGAGGCGCTCGACCCGTCCACGCAGTCAACCACCTGGGACGCGAGGTGCACGTACACCTGAACGAGCTGCCGAAGCTCGTGGACCGACAGCGAGGGGACGGCATCGGGCGCGTTGCCTCTTTGTGTAGACGCAAATCGAGACGAAAGGGTCGACGCGCGTTGATACCTCAGCAAGATGTGAGTCAGCAAAACATGCAGAACGGCCCCGTGATTGattctcgcttctctctgcagatTCTCCCTGTCTGCGCAGCtgtcggcgcccgccagcgcgctgtcgcctccactgggtcgcgccgcgccgcttcccAGCAGAGCGCCCTCTCCACTCTTCCTCGTGGAAAAGGGCTGAGACGTCGAGGGCGACAAGAGAGGAGGACAGGAGTCGCttgaggaaggcggcgactcTACACAAGGGGTGCGGAACGAGGGCGAACGGAGGGAGGGGCGAGGGGGTGGCGAGGATCcaaggagacagaagagacgaaTGGCGGTGCGCAGATCGAACTGGCGCAGAGACCACGCAGGAAAGCGGAAGGGCGAAGCGCCCGAGTCGGGCAGACCTGGAGAGAGCACATGCGGCGGCGGATTGCCAGGCGGCAAGGGGTCGGGAGGCGCCCAgcggggaggcgacgcagccgcggcggatgcggcggagggcgtAGGGCGAtggagcggcgcgaggggcaAAGGAGGAGTCGGGAGAGAGGTTTTCTGCGCGTGACTCGGGTAGAGCTCCTGAAGGTAAAAGTCGTTTTGTTGGTGCTGGGCGTGAGGCAGATGCACGCGaacgcaggccgccgcagcggcccagaaacgccgacagcgacagcctgcgcaggcgcgcttcTCGCACGTCGCCAGAagagctgcgggcgccggcgccctgaCGATACCCGCATCTGGCCTCCGGGGGGCGTcaggagaagagaaagacgaagtcggcaggaggcgggggggggcggaggaagggagctcgcgaagagaagagggcagtggaggcgaggcagaggaagacgacaaaCCAGCGTAGAAATCAAGCCAGTGTGGCAGTGAGCCACGAGATGGAGATGAAGATGGTGGCGTGGCTCCAGGCGGCTGACAGAGAGCGCAAATGCACTCTGGAGCCATGTCTGAGCGAACTGTCTCGCTGGGGTGGTCAGCCTGGGGAGAGTCGCACCCCTCAGGCAGGCCGTCTggaggcagcgcagaagagagagaggccgaggAAAACGAACGAGAGGCAAAGGCGTGGTGAGAGAAAGATGCAGAAGAGTCTTGTAAGGATATCAGCGCAGGCTGAgacgacgcctgcggcgacgacggcgacaggcAAAGTGAGCGTAGAGCAGAATGCCGCTCTGACGGTTTGAGCAGTCTTTCGCGTCCATCTGTAAGTACAGTGCGACGCGCGATATTTCCACTCGGCGTGGGCGCGTCGGGACTgcctcctgcggccgcccttTGCGAAGAGCCAGAGAGGAACGCGCGACTGgcaggaaaaagaaaagggGCTGTCGCACCGTGGCTgggctgcggctgccacAGGACACGCCGCTCATTCGAAAGGCCTCTCCAgtgcgaagaggaggcgcgacggccgccgacAGGGGGATGATTAGCTGGtggcggcgacagagagacagggaaggAGACACTCCGTGCGTacgccggcggcgaacaACGCGAGTTAGGTCTTTCAGAacgagcggcagcgcgggcgaggctcGGTACGTGTgagtccgcggccgcggcagtccCTCCTCTTAAGCGCGGGCGACACGCGAATCCAGgacggaggagagacagggggCGGCTCTGTGCCGCAGCCTCCTTGCCGCCTGGactggaggccgcgcacaCGGGCGGCAGGGTCCTACAGTagccttcggcggcgcgagaggcttcgcaggcagacgcgcgagccgaAGCGAGAACGCGGCCTGGAGGCCCGAGGAGCGAAACGGGGACACCGCGACGCGGCCTGAGGCCCTCGCACCCGCCCAAGGCGGGCGGGAGGTGAGTCATCGGCAggtcctcgccttctcagTTACAGATGTaggaggagacagctggGGACAGCGGAAGACAATGCGCAAACAAATGTAAGCATGCAGCGGCGTGGTTGGCtggcgtgtctctctgcgtcgccgtcggcagGGCTGAGTGCCGTAGGTCGAGGAATAGAGACAGTCCTCAGCGCAGCGTAAGAGTTTTTTCTCGCATTCTCCGTCGCGAAGATGCAGGGACGAAGCGCACAGCCATGAAGAAGCTGAGGAGGGTGTGCAGGCAGGCCGCAAAGGAAAGAATCTTTCCGTTGCTGCCGCGCTGTTGAGTCGATCGTCCGCGTAGATGCAGATGCTAAATCTCCTACGCATGCGCTCCAGCAGCATACGCTCACAGAGACCGGTGGCTGTCGTGTCGCCTCGCAACATGAGGAAAAGCGGCGAATTGTTACATTTACTGCAAATTGGGATGGAGGAGGCCCTTGCGTTGGATTCCGCGTCCGGAAGACCGCGAAAGAAGGCACGCAGACAGTCGTATAGAGGCACGCAAtgggggcgccggcgagcggagactcTCCCCCGCCAGGGCGTCTAGCTCAAATGGTAGAGCGCTCGCTTAGCATGCGAGAGGTAATGGGATCGATACCCATGTCGTCCAGCTTTTTTCCCTGGGATGTCGAATTCCACTTTTAAGGACATTTGGTGAACAGCGGGTTTCTCAGCGCGTTTGTGTGTTGCTGGTTTTAAAAAAATTGCAGGAGATATCGTGAACTAGGACTGGGCGCTTCTGTTGCTGCGCGTCGCATCTTGCGTTAAAGAGTGGTTCGGGCAGCCGCCTGTGAAACTCGCTCTGTCTATCTCTTCTAGATGGAGAAGCTCTCACATCCAGACCTCCTGCAACACTACCGTAATCGGTTCTTAGACGAACTAACCGGTATTCTGCCGCTCCCTGCACAGGCCGAGCTGCAGAGTATTTCTGTGTCCTAGATACAGGCCACGCGCATGTGATTGTGATCTAAGGAGGTTCGCACAACATCAGGGCAACAGCTGCTCGCTGATCAATAACACCGGCTCAGCAAGCGTCTAGACCCAAGTTAGGGGATGTCAGGTTGAAGTTTTCCGGCAGCATGTTTCGGCTGACCACCCTTTCCCTCTCAATAGGAGCCGGCCGTATTTTTCGTTCCTTATGGTGCCGCATGACGGGGCATGCCTCGGGCCTGTTTGCTCAATTCCATGGCTGACTGTTGGCGGCAGTCTAGACGGGCggtttctctgcgcgccgcatcCGCAAACACGCGCCGTTCACTGCGAGTGTCTCGTGGAGGAGTTAGATATAGGTATGGGCTAGGCCAAAATGGTGAcgctcgccgctggaggcgacgtcttctgaggcagctgcgtcgcgaCGAAAGATCCAGCTTCTGAAGGAAGTTTTGCGACGCTGTTTCAGTGCCGATGGAACTCGTGCTTTATGCTGCCCAGCGCCATCGCAAGTCAGACGCCCGTAGCAGAGCCTGCTGCTCGATACGAGACGCAGCACGGGCTGCCGCAGTGCGTGTCTGTAGTcgttcttctcttctcgcgacCCCGACTTCGTGCTGGCGCACCACAGTCGCCGATCGTCTTGTCTTGTCCCGCCACTCCTCCAGGTCTTTCATTTTGCCGCATATGTTACGGTTCACACGTATCTCTACCTGCGTGTTCCACGTTCGGCTGGTGAAGAGTGGTACgcggccctccgccgctcgagCAGCTTCAGGATACCAGTTAAGTTCACTAGCGGCAAAATGCGAGGTCTGTTGTCTGCGCTTGTTCTGTCGTTGGGCTGTTGGGCATGTTTAGCAGGCGTGGCCGCCGCCAACTCgagctctcgcctccgggggggcgacgacgcagctgcagctccgACTCATTGTGGTCTGGGTCGTCTGAAGCACCCGCGTGGAGAGTCGCTTTCACCGTGGCTCGCAAGCTATTGTGGTCATTGATGGAGGCAGCACTGCGACGCGAACGAATGGCTTTGTGGCGAGCAACAGGTCGTGCCCTCGCGAAGGGCGCAGCATCGAGGCCTACACGATTGGGCTCCTGGCGCAGCCCAGCGATTTGCTGGGCTGCGCGCCGTGCTTGAGAGGTGGCTGGACGACCACGCCAGCAAGGGCTGAGAGTCGTGGGAGGTTGACTCTCGAGTGCTGTTGAGCGCGTCCCCGAgatggcgcagcgcgcgaaggaacTCATGGAGCAACTGGAGACCGATGCCGTCGGCATTTTGGACGCGCGGCTgacggaggaagagaagatCCAAGTTCGCTCCCGGGGGATCCCCGTCCTCTTCTACAGCACAGCAGGCATCCGCGACTTCCACAAGAAGTGGTACCGCGAAGCCCTCTTTGtcgtcctgcgcgccgtcATCAACGAACCCACACATGAGCTCGGATACAAGTTCTTCACCAACACGCACTGGTCGCATCCCATCACAGGTGCTAAGGAGGGGTTCTACGCATTCCTCACGCTCAATCCTCCCGAAGCGGCtgggagaagacgcgacgaCGTGCTACCTCGATGAGTACGGGACGAAGAGGTGCCGCAATGACCTCGCGGGTGTCGTGGAGGTcggaggcgcgtctgcgcaaaTTGTCTTCCCTCTGCAAGATGGCAGCGTCTTGCCGTCCTCCGTCAGGCCTGTTAACCTGCAGACTGAGCGTCTGATTCCGAACAGTTTCCCCAGCGCGGATGTGGCTTCCGTCTCATTCATACAACTGGGTGCGGCCAGTTCCACAGGTCTGTTTCTGAAGCTCTGCAGCAAGCCCGAGTATTTGAAGAACGGCATCTTTACAACCCGTGCTTCTTCAAGAATTTTGGGCAGGCCTGTTCGGCGGGCGACGTCAAAATCAGGCCAGACCTGAACCACAGTCGTGGCGGACGACGTGAGGAGGAACACGCGGAAGCCCGTCGCGACGTACTGCTCAATCAGCAATCCGGAGATCAGCCTCAAGGCGACTCACCAGATGCAGTGTCAGGAGAACATGATTGATCCGCATCAGCCGCTCGAGAAGCACCTGGAATTCCTGATCATCCAGAAAATCGTGGGCATGGGCGAGTTCGACAAATGCCTCGCGGAGGTCGAATCCATCCTCGCGAGCCTTACTTTTCCCCTGCCCGCCAACGTCGAGGCGGCGTCATCTGCTTCGAGTCCTTCGACCAGGTGTTCAAgttcgcctcgtcctcctcgcccatGGTTATCACAGGAGGCGCCATGTACGCGGACATCAGTCCACTGCAGGGGCTCGGCCTGCCGTTCAGCGACTTCAGGGGCAGCGCTCACGAGCTGTCTGAGGCCGCGCGCAAGTTCTGCAGGGGGACGGTCGGCTCCAGCCCGTCTGTGCCCGTCGTCAGAGTTGCAGAGGCTGACGAGAAGCTCAACGGCCTGAAATGCGACTTGTGCAAAACGCTTGCGCTCACGGCTTCGCTTCTGGCGCACATGGAAAAAGGCGAGCACCGCCCTCTTCCATCTCGTGGGAGAAAGCATCAGCAGGCCAGACGGCAAACCGCTCGTGGAACTTGGCTGGCATGTGGGCGCCATCCTCCAACAAGTCTTGTTCACCGAGAGGTGGGCTCACGCTGCCTATGAGGCTTCCTTTGCGCACCATTTGTAAGGTGcggagcagcggcgcttctTGTCTTCTGCCGCGAACACGGCCTTCGCGTAGTGCCGCCATGCTGCAGGCCGTGCGCTGACACATCGTATTCCAGGCGAACGATGGAAATATGATGGTTCACAGATCCTGCCGGAACCTGCGTCTCCCCCTCCAGTTGAGGGCTCATTTTATGAAACAGCTTGGCTTCGTGCGTGCCTTACGATGACATGAACCAAAACGGTGTCTTGCCAATGGCCAAGCAGTCGAATGTGGTCCCAACGCGGTAATGATGATATAATGCATGCAAAACGACGCAATTATAACAAAGCTAGACGGATGCTCCGGAGCTTCCAATCGTCTGTTTGAAGAAATAGTGCATGCACAGAAACCGTGCACACGAAGGCTGTGTCTCAGGATCTTTCCATGTCTGCGAGGAGCGTCGTCGAAACTTCCACCTCTCGACCGTCTGCTGTTCTCagctcttctgcgtcgtaCCGGCTGGCAGCCTCACACTTTCAGGGCACGCGGCAGCTTTTTTCGAAAATAGGTAGTGCTTTTTTGGTGTAATTCCAACTGAAGCAAATCAGGAACACAGTTCACTGCGAATGGCGTCTCGTCACGTTGTCTTCATGGCATATGCATGTAGACAGGCAGCCCTAGCAGCATGCCAGTCGGGCGTGCAATAGGTGCCTTCGCTGAACTTCCTACAGATAAGGGTCTAACACACGCCCAGATATCGCGAGAGTAAATATATTTGCCCGCTGGCAGGTGTATGCGACAAGGGCTTGCTGTATAAACTACCAGACTGCAGCTGTGTGTTTTCGTTCGCGACTTGGCTTCCCGGCTGCCTCATAGGACCAGGCCTGCTCCAGCCGATGCCTCTCCGCTAGCAAGGCGCACCGCCCAAACAACGCTGCCGTGTCTGGCTTGACTCCTCCGGCGTGGATTTTGGGAAACTGTTCCCCTCAAGCTAGTGTGCTGCGTGCCCCGCCCAACTGCGTCATTTTTGACTCTAACTCCGCGTCAGCTTTACGATGGTGGGAACGATAGTTCGTGTCTGATAATGGGGCAGATACACGGCGCCTTGACAAGTTCGAAGCACATGAAAAACAGTTGAAATCCCGAATCCGAAGAGAGCCTCTACGAgtcctcctcttcagacagcgcgccgaccgcggcgacgccggttAACCAGTAAACACGCCAGGCAGTGTCGGTGTTGTCATGCGCCACCTCCTCTCCGCACAACACGTTTTCTTCAAAGAGAGTCTCGAGGGCCCCGTGAAGCTTCCGCCGCCacaccgcggcgcgcgaggcccccGTCTCCCCGCCCGAAGCTCTCGAGGAAGAGCCGCGCTCTgtttctgcttcgccgtAGCCTCGTTCTGCCACGTACTCCGCGATGTACCTGCAGGCCAGTGGggcacagagacagcagccgAGAAGCGAAATTAAAAAAAAAAGCAAGGATACCGGgacagcagacgcgcgatGAGTAGCCGCGGGAGTCAACCACAGGTCACATTTCACGCTCGCTGCAGATCGCATCAGAGCTCTGACGCTGGGGCGACCCAGCATCCTCCGGCACGCATCGGGGGGGAGGGCCCTAGCGGCGAGGGGAAAAGGGACGCACATGAGAAGACGCcccgctgcagagactgtATGGCACATGcttgcggccgctgcgcatcACAGAAAGCCGGGCACCGGCGCCCCGCTGAGCGCAGGCTGCGGACTCCTGCGGAGAAGGGCGGACTCAGGCTGCGTAGGCCGACTCACCAGTCGATGAGGTGGCCCGAGTGAACTCTGTCTTGTTCATTGAGCACATGGAGCAGCTGAGCAACCATCGTTTCGACTGCAGCCTCTACATCTTCATCTGTGACGAGGaagtcctcgtcgccttcctctccttcgcttcgcgtctcgccttcttccgtcggctgcgaaggagccgcggcctgccctgccgccgcctcgccagATGGCGTGGCGCCTGCTCGCGCCTCCACCTCGAgagacgcgtccgcgccgcttgcttcgtctctcttgCGAGACTccgacgcagctgcgagagagaggttcgccgagcgcgcagacgcgaaagacgcgacagacgagggggagagaggtggcagcggacggcgcccgccgccactCTGGCTTCGGGGTGTGAAGGagcagacggaggaggacAACCGGGAGGCTGCGGGCGTCTCGGGTCTGCTTCGTCGCTTCAGactcgcagagacgcaggacTCGAggtcggcctccgcctcaaTCTCCACGACCACGTCGGCGCCGTCCACGCCCATCTGGGACAAAAGggcccgcctcgcgctttcctgcttcttcagcatcttctcgtccttctcgcACTTCGCGAGCTTCCCTGCGGGCCCCGGTCTActtgccgcagcctcgcggccgtAGCGAGCCGTGTCCGCGGAGCCGCTAGACGCCATGCTAGTCCTGCGCGAGACAGATGCCGAGGCGTGAcctgccgcgccctccttccCAGCCTTTTCACCCACGCCCGCCTCAAGGCTCCAGGGCTGAAGCTGCGGCTTCACGACACGTGACAcatgcgcgcctgcggagtcTAGCCCCTCAGCATCGCCCCGGAACTTGCCGTCCCCATGCGGAGCGCTCGCGCTGTACGCGAACTCCTCGTGCGGCCGACTCGGCATcggcctccccccccgctccAAACCTGTGGCTCGCTCCTTTTTCAGAAGCAGTCGGCGCccccgcagctcctcctccaagtcgctcgcgccgaTCCCGGTTGCGCATTTCTTCGCTGGGGTCGCCCGTagaggcgcgctcgcgctcaaGTCGGGGGAAGGCGGCGTGCGGCTACGCGACGGCTTGGAGGGCTTCTGAGGCTGCCCGGACACcgcagaagcgaaaaaaaacgcgtGACGTGAAAAGCACAAGCGGACCAACCCGTGAAGGAAATGCAGAACCGACGCACAAGACACTGACGCGGCGTCAGCAGGCCTCGCCTAGCAGCTGCTTCCGTCTTTTTTTCCGTTCCCAGAGAGGGCTTGGGAGAGACATGCCACGCTTATCGTCAGCACGGAATTCGTCGCCATCGAAACCTTTCTCGCGTGTTTTGCAGCTTTTGGTGTAGCTCGTTCAACCGGCTACGTCCGTTTGGGCTGTCGTTCCTTACCGtgaggtgtatgtacactggGGGAAACGCCGGCTGCCCTTCTTCCCGCGCCGCATCCTCGCGCTTGATTCGTCTCCCTTCGTCTCGCCTTTCCTTTGCGTCGATCCAGCTGTTATCTCTGTcatcgcgcgcgcgcgttgccTCGAAACGCGGAGCTTCTTGCTCTAAATCGAAGAATCCTTTGGCGTGGAGCAGCAAGGcgtcgcggaaggcgcacgcggcggtcGCACGGCTGTGCCCGCAGATGAGACTGTGGAGCGACACCGCGGGGGCTGCATAGCTTTCCTTTTTTGGCGAAAAGAACGCTTCGTCCAttcgctctcctcggccAGAGTGGatcgccgcagacgagaaggcaGCTGAAACGCGGTGCTTCAcggccgccagcagctggaAAAAAGCATGAACAGATTCGGGTGCAACTCAGGCGAAGGGGACAGACGAAGAAACCTTGCGAGTCGCGACGTCTAGCGTGCAGGAGACGCTTGTCTGCGACTACTACAAGTCCACAGTTTCGTAAGGCTTCTAGGTATTCCTGTTCTCTGATATACTCATATATATTCtgatatataaatatatagagagagaagTAAATGCGTATTTTATGCGGTGAACGACGACAAGGTCACAGAGAAGTCAcaaagaagagacgcgacCGAAGATGGGAGCAATCGTCTTTTCCTTGGGTGGTGCACATGTGAATgccaatatatatatatatatatatatatatatatatatatatatatatatatatatatatatatatatgaggaGTGTAGATATTATCCCGCAGATGTTTGATGCTTAGAGCCCCGTTCGCAAAGTCTGCCCTCTCGCTCGTTTGTGCTTCTCCAAGGCACGTGGCAAAAGCGCTTTCGTCGCCGCTGAGGACAGACATACATTCCAGGCTGAAGGACCCAGTTGGTTCTGCTTTTCGCTTCGTTGttccgcagtctcctcgtcctcctccaactccagaggcgcgcccgcgtcgccgtcaggCGCCGGTCCGTCGCGCCACGCATGGGTGGGTCGGTCGAGCGTGTCTTGACCAACAGGAAACGGGTCGTTTGAACAGAAATCGTCTCCCAAG
Proteins encoded:
- a CDS encoding uncharacterized protein (encoded by transcript BESB_028400), which encodes MTHLPPALGGCEGLRPRRGVPVSLLGPPGRVLASARASACEASRAAEGYCRTLPPVCAASSPGGKEAAAQSRPLSLLRPGFACRPRLRGGTAAAADSHVPSLARAAARSERPNSRCSPPAYARSVSFPVSLSPPPANHPPVGGRRASSSHWRGLSNERRVLWQPQPSHGATAPFLFPASRAFLSGSSQRAAAGGSPDAPTPSGNIARRTVLTDGRERLLKPSERHSALRSLCLSPSSPQASSQPALISLQDSSASFSHHAFASRSFSSASLSSALPPDGLPEGCDSPQADHPSETVRSDMAPECICALCQPPGATPPSSSPSRGSLPHWLDFYAGLSSSSASPPLPSSLRELPSSAPPRLLPTSSFSSPDAPRRPDAGIVRAPAPAALLATCEKRACAGCRCRRFWAAAAACVRVHLPHAQHQQNDFYLQELYPSHAQKTSLPTPPLPLAPLHRPTPSAASAAAASPPRWAPPDPLPPGNPPPHVLSPGLPDSGASPFRFPAWSLRQFDLRTAIRLFCLLGSSPPPRPSLRSPSFRTPCVESPPSSSDSCPPLLSPSTSQPFSTRKSGEGALLGSGAARPSGGDSALAGADSCADRENLQREARINHGAVLHVLLTHILLRYQRASTLSSRFASTQRGNAPDAVPSLSVHELRQLVQVYVHLASQVVDCVDGSSASSSAAFLALARQTVYTVFRSSLALFAPSSSSLSSCATPLSASLSPRLSLHSSPILRNPSSGLSLSQLIFLLSSFSSSSSSSSLSPHSSSSSSQRAPGATRADTLSPLPRQPLLLPWASLPPPPDFLFLLQVKLTQQGGANVSVAELVQAALLLAPQVSVQGGGRDSQGLMTFKAIGDELEYRLEELCGSLSSADSPPLSSSPLAPSSSLSFFERISEMEASPDLAVLAVQAFADGDVSHEPFFNRLCDFLLSPCSCTSPSGSQPQSQQSPRLSAARGAPAVAAAQTRREEATEDSEEENEVVWLDTWKTGQVADLLLHFRRLRFSHDELLEYLWHAYDGDTLTPGDALEKRAEDAQEAQKTARLGRRQRTQTTPNRRGDTLSTDAGASASSETQEAKPLLASASSSAPASASSLHAPPNAAQLEDCTSRASDDVGGRPAEKKIRFYHKCTPEQLLTFLHTSGFGEVPPPSPQWQNRVIKLLLVPPSCATASPAPAHLVSALASRLSPTQVGDLAVSLMRLAPLAAAELLSLARRAPTAVGASAPPQRPREPEGENEAPPVECGEAHWRRSEQSSLAARAARARQFLRAMPLGQLPSFCSALLLHSPPLALLSVEKPGRTSGVSREAASRLARVKGRSRPPASSAPASAAWGCSLTDSSSASPPADARGRCLQSSSRVEGAYARRGWLTEIEEVLLLSWSVLLARLLRLWRHTAALGLDPILKYALLHHQLSSLSSSASSESSRSPSSASSAPHRSPSSASSSAPHLSRLASLLLFAPEARLPGPATGGDAPRSAKRAGSDEEGGSAVSGHKAEEETAAPAFALGSSLDSPRLPDPCGDACTSSSSSLSLAPPLCPLPPSGDSASFGVSSAAASASSSFSPLSYPGFAPFSPPSPSLASFASRGAPAAEKILFSPLCRGVPGQLPTRPEPQWADADPALTPQARGLQRLAARDPNGAEPYGADAALRDRAVRGTGEAATALSRGDKARDERGGGLLPHESRAGQRPSRLEEGDVGTAGCWADAQEEADVADVRLATAARLCRQTLLSLLLYAHLRGAEAPPGATARVPRESVARFLSRLPLAQLREVHMLTLLSTSGLLWGDAGRGTYGTKGLYSPVFRAEAESAETRSPLDGNRACSVLALQALLQQTLLVRPEEEAKLREALAREAADRRERPRSPSRQAADDFFEAARGASPRLREEWAKHARERTEERQRKQETRDAKLKEKLTRKNQMRLWGRLQRPRHQRGDASEPDREGNETEVRDQGREEGSSEVRGEGNDKETHTSREQRSPAAIIWHKRRTEEEDACNEEAGRRGANESDDAEKTSGGGETRIEAPEASYAASQGSREVPDDEMCLDIPLRPETEDADGEPRSSDLYRRLALAEEAAKTLFAHRQVPTGDATPHTSNFHRQVFSSLQPALQLVQAQRERSATSDGHEGDSTEDAQRRQTLEGHCDEAAAGDARLREGNWDVDKEVAVGPYVLDILLVRES
- a CDS encoding NTPase II (encoded by transcript BESB_028410), whose amino-acid sequence is MAQRAKELMEQLETDAVGILDARLTEEEKIQVRSRGIPVLFYSTAGIRDFHKKWYREALFVVLRAVINEPTHELGYKFFTNTHWSHPITGAKEGFYAFLTLNPPEAAGRRRDDVLPR
- a CDS encoding GDA1/CD39 (nucleoside phosphatase) family protein (encoded by transcript BESB_028420), with the translated sequence MPRGGRIHPREPYFSPARQRRGGVICFESFDQVFKFASSSSPMVITGGAMYADISPLQGLGLPFSDFRGSAHELSEAARKFCRGTVGSSPSVPVVRVAEADEKLNGLKCDLCKTLALTASLLAHMEKGEHRPLPSRGRKHQQARRQTARGTWLACGRHPPTSLVHREVGSRCL